In Nitrospirota bacterium, the following are encoded in one genomic region:
- a CDS encoding glycosyltransferase family 2 protein, whose protein sequence is MQNDMVIKDKVREMEWALECASRIFKEKHEAATRYLKKVMAAERTISDLSNKLVEKDDSLRNALSLLFEITPIDVRTRPSAIADKVSVIIPVNNGGEKLKGLLGMIRSQRKVNDIEIIVIDSGSSDNSKEIAAGFGAVIIDIPQKEFNHGMTRNTGAAKATGDYLVFTVQDALPINNYWLYNMVCPLIEYPRLAALSSKQFVKPEADLFSLWKNELLGTILGFEQDSMYTLLMDIGGIGLRAFDGATKRRLTFFDNVSSCVRRDIFGEVKFTPMMNAEDIDFGVKLLHKRKVIGYLNSTGVYHWHERGAVDVLKRHSIGSKANVHTLQNELPYLFSRYNITWDQLVAVIIGTYNLINLSISESNPVNSNPMTALKSLLSAIQKNINKHPDGIEKGLKRMRIQGDEGLNILYSMLFENAVRSPQNMYNFKQNILIPNIMNYLNQFSEYLLARHNTLSGREEDFVACIYKIYAMTVGDAIGAYYLEAESLNRVTSELNKIDEILAKGVCYQ, encoded by the coding sequence ATGCAAAATGATATGGTGATAAAAGACAAAGTGCGGGAGATGGAATGGGCCCTGGAATGTGCCAGTCGCATATTCAAGGAAAAACATGAAGCAGCCACAAGATATCTAAAGAAAGTAATGGCTGCAGAACGTACGATATCCGATTTGAGCAATAAACTGGTCGAAAAAGATGATTCCCTGCGGAATGCATTGAGTCTGCTCTTTGAGATAACGCCAATTGATGTAAGAACAAGGCCGTCTGCCATAGCGGATAAAGTCTCAGTTATTATACCGGTCAATAATGGCGGAGAGAAATTAAAGGGTTTACTCGGTATGATAAGGTCTCAGAGAAAGGTAAATGATATAGAAATTATTGTGATCGATTCTGGATCTTCAGACAATTCAAAAGAGATAGCTGCCGGGTTCGGAGCGGTAATTATAGATATCCCTCAGAAGGAATTCAATCATGGTATGACCCGAAATACAGGGGCTGCAAAAGCGACAGGTGATTACCTCGTCTTTACAGTGCAAGACGCTCTTCCTATCAATAATTATTGGCTTTACAACATGGTATGCCCATTAATCGAATACCCGCGATTAGCTGCCCTTTCGTCAAAGCAGTTTGTTAAACCTGAAGCTGACCTCTTCAGTTTATGGAAGAATGAATTGCTGGGTACAATACTGGGGTTTGAGCAGGACTCCATGTACACCCTCTTGATGGACATTGGGGGAATAGGCCTGAGGGCATTTGATGGGGCTACGAAAAGGAGGCTGACATTCTTTGACAACGTTTCATCATGTGTGAGAAGGGATATATTTGGAGAGGTCAAATTCACCCCCATGATGAATGCAGAGGATATTGACTTTGGTGTAAAACTCCTGCACAAACGTAAGGTTATCGGCTACTTAAATTCAACGGGCGTTTATCATTGGCATGAAAGGGGTGCGGTTGACGTATTAAAACGGCATAGTATAGGTTCAAAGGCCAATGTTCATACTTTGCAAAACGAACTGCCCTATTTATTTTCAAGATATAACATTACCTGGGACCAGTTAGTAGCTGTGATTATTGGTACCTATAACCTTATTAACCTCTCAATTTCTGAGTCTAACCCCGTGAACAGCAATCCCATGACAGCATTAAAATCACTACTAAGTGCTATTCAGAAGAATATAAATAAGCATCCTGACGGGATAGAAAAAGGTTTGAAAAGAATGAGAATACAGGGAGACGAGGGCCTGAATATTTTGTATTCTATGTTGTTTGAAAATGCCGTTCGCTCCCCCCAAAATATGTATAATTTTAAACAGAATATATTGATCCCGAATATCATGAACTACCTTAATCAGTTTTCCGAATATCTTTTGGCCAGACATAATACGTTATCCGGCCGGGAGGAAGACTTTGTAGCATGTATTTATAAAATATATGCTATGACTGTGGGTGATGCTATAGGAGCGTATTACCTGGAGGCGGAATCCCTCAACAGAGTTACTTCGGAATTAAATAAAATAGATGAGATTTTAGCAAAGGGTGTCTGTTATCAATAA
- a CDS encoding B12-binding domain-containing radical SAM protein, translated as MAKVLLVNPSIAYSTWNADISKPSPDTTFIRLGLAYLAGSLKARGHDVHLADLRTLSGWSEYEQVVKAISPEFIGISIHSVEYSIALEAAKRAKEVLPGVIVVAGGVHPTMFPQECIDSGNFDYVIQGEGEISFVELVEDPSMFPKCFWGETPDLDTIPFPEREIWPDFKRRMFSEPFGLTGFRFPLPMAEMINVRGCPYTCKFCCGPGEHQLYTKLRENGTRKTYIRGRSVSNVIAELKMLIDRYGIKSVMFHDDQFIVSPKWVEEFITALHSSGIVKYGLKWVTSSRADNICKNDKLIGDMAAAGLLLLIVGFESFSPRVLKWFNKGVTVDQNFKAAEICHKHGVKVWANYILGIPTDTGWHKEDDLMTVEGVLRVKPVHFSPAFYTPVPGSALYDFYKTNNLIVGDDNTESLSDRGAMAPKVRNVDYDFLESIMINDTFLA; from the coding sequence ATGGCAAAGGTCTTACTGGTTAATCCATCAATAGCATATAGCACATGGAATGCGGACATAAGCAAACCATCACCAGATACAACATTCATTCGCCTTGGTCTTGCATATCTGGCAGGGTCGTTAAAGGCAAGGGGGCACGATGTTCATCTTGCTGACTTAAGGACATTGTCAGGTTGGAGTGAATATGAACAGGTTGTAAAGGCTATCTCTCCGGAGTTCATAGGAATATCCATACATTCTGTAGAATATTCTATAGCTCTGGAAGCTGCCAAAAGAGCCAAAGAGGTCTTACCAGGGGTAATTGTGGTCGCTGGCGGAGTTCACCCAACCATGTTCCCGCAGGAGTGCATTGATAGCGGCAATTTCGATTATGTTATCCAGGGTGAAGGAGAAATCAGCTTCGTGGAATTGGTAGAAGATCCGTCTATGTTCCCTAAATGCTTTTGGGGTGAAACTCCGGATCTTGATACGATCCCATTCCCGGAAAGGGAAATTTGGCCGGACTTTAAAAGGAGAATGTTTTCCGAACCATTTGGATTAACTGGTTTCAGGTTTCCCTTACCTATGGCTGAGATGATCAACGTAAGGGGATGTCCTTATACATGCAAGTTCTGTTGTGGGCCTGGAGAGCATCAGCTCTATACGAAATTAAGAGAAAACGGGACTCGAAAAACTTATATTCGGGGGAGAAGCGTGTCAAATGTCATAGCTGAACTGAAGATGCTGATAGACAGGTATGGCATTAAATCCGTTATGTTCCATGATGATCAGTTCATAGTATCTCCAAAATGGGTTGAAGAGTTCATAACTGCCCTTCATTCCAGCGGAATCGTGAAATATGGTCTTAAATGGGTCACATCAAGCAGGGCTGATAACATATGTAAAAATGATAAACTCATAGGGGATATGGCAGCTGCAGGTCTTCTCTTATTGATAGTAGGATTTGAGTCATTCAGCCCGAGGGTATTGAAGTGGTTCAATAAAGGGGTTACGGTAGATCAAAACTTCAAGGCAGCGGAGATTTGTCATAAACATGGTGTAAAGGTCTGGGCAAACTATATCCTTGGTATACCAACAGATACCGGATGGCACAAAGAAGATGATCTGATGACTGTTGAAGGTGTTTTACGGGTCAAACCTGTCCATTTTTCCCCTGCCTTTTATACCCCGGTCCCTGGAAGCGCATTATATGACTTTTATAAAACCAATAACCTCATTGTTGGAGATGACAATACAGAGTCTTTGAGTGATAGAGGTGCGATGGCTCCAAAGGTTAGAAATGTGGATTATGACTTTTTAGAATCCATAATGATCAATGATACCTTTCTGGCGTAA
- a CDS encoding radical SAM protein, whose product MLDNSHRAGLNINSEDFTLMEQAMGKYGSGLFDEAERIFGYLTERYPDNPEIRNNYGACLFIKGKSIDAIFQFTKALDLAPAYSEATINLREICKKIYKDFEIEENVHRHLDLPELLQPLQGIKRFEGWAISITGIGSIEVYVDGRHLLRAEYGLQRDDVALIYPDINNSSCSGFRFYINTLVLIDGIHEVSIAYKTKDDRQVEDRYFIKTDNSKIRLTQDEADTFNKCTNSEDCADILDKSILLPTYFSLETAIGCPSSCLMCPRKMVLKKRKNKLMPERLVDKIFDEVDWKCKINWEWINDPLYDDRIYRFMKRAKKLGFENWIATPGYLLDTYKANQLLDGNVDIVVFSIDTLNKDLYKRIRRGLDLDVVLTNIKNFLSIRERLNSKTDVWVTKIQLPLTMSESRKEFTDYFEKLGINKVQFPAYRIRGGEMDAEVSQEVPNFNLCYFIENEMAITTDGDVVLCPCEAGAWDKPEANITEMSVRDAWLTPKRIETIKLIRGSGLRSFKECREHSGQLE is encoded by the coding sequence ATGTTAGACAACAGTCATAGGGCAGGTCTTAATATCAATTCAGAGGATTTTACCTTGATGGAACAAGCCATGGGGAAATATGGATCAGGATTATTTGATGAGGCAGAAAGGATATTTGGGTATTTGACAGAGAGGTATCCGGATAATCCGGAGATAAGAAATAATTACGGGGCGTGTTTATTTATTAAAGGAAAGTCTATAGATGCAATATTTCAGTTCACAAAGGCGCTGGATTTGGCCCCTGCATATTCGGAGGCTACAATTAATCTCCGTGAAATATGCAAGAAAATTTACAAGGATTTTGAAATTGAGGAGAATGTTCACAGACATCTTGATTTGCCGGAATTGCTCCAACCTCTTCAGGGTATCAAGCGCTTTGAAGGATGGGCGATATCCATTACAGGCATTGGATCTATCGAAGTATATGTTGATGGCAGGCACTTGTTGCGGGCAGAATATGGGTTGCAGAGGGATGATGTCGCATTGATCTATCCCGACATAAATAACTCAAGCTGCAGCGGATTTAGGTTTTACATAAATACGCTGGTTCTGATAGATGGTATCCATGAAGTAAGCATTGCATATAAGACGAAAGATGACAGGCAAGTTGAAGACAGATATTTTATCAAAACTGATAATTCAAAGATCAGACTAACTCAGGACGAGGCAGATACTTTCAATAAGTGTACTAATTCGGAGGATTGTGCGGATATTCTGGATAAATCTATTTTGCTGCCCACATATTTTTCTCTCGAAACAGCTATTGGATGTCCCTCGAGTTGTTTGATGTGTCCCAGGAAAATGGTTTTAAAAAAACGAAAAAACAAATTGATGCCAGAGAGGCTGGTTGATAAAATCTTTGATGAAGTTGACTGGAAGTGTAAAATAAACTGGGAGTGGATTAATGATCCATTGTATGACGACAGGATATACAGGTTTATGAAGAGAGCAAAAAAACTTGGATTTGAAAACTGGATAGCGACGCCTGGATATTTATTGGATACGTATAAGGCAAATCAGTTATTGGATGGAAATGTTGATATTGTCGTATTTTCTATAGATACATTGAATAAAGATTTATACAAAAGGATAAGACGGGGTCTGGATCTTGATGTAGTTTTAACTAATATTAAAAACTTCCTCTCCATAAGAGAACGACTTAACTCAAAAACTGATGTATGGGTGACAAAGATTCAACTCCCTCTAACCATGTCTGAAAGTAGAAAGGAATTTACAGATTATTTTGAAAAATTGGGCATTAATAAGGTTCAGTTCCCGGCATACAGGATAAGAGGAGGGGAAATGGATGCTGAAGTCTCACAAGAGGTGCCAAATTTCAATCTGTGCTATTTCATAGAAAATGAGATGGCGATAACAACGGATGGTGACGTGGTGCTTTGCCCATGCGAAGCCGGTGCCTGGGATAAGCCAGAAGCAAATATAACAGAGATGTCTGTCAGGGATGCATGGCTGACACCTAAAAGAATAGAGACAATAAAACTCATCAGGGGAAGCGGATTAAGGTCATTTAAAGAGTGCAGGGAGCATTCCGGTCAATTGGAATGA
- the fliS gene encoding flagellar export chaperone FliS, translating to MQQVSDYRKAEVNTSDSVKVISLMYDGAINFIKVARKRIELGDIAGKGLYIGKASSVVGELLSSINMEAGGEIAKNLSRLYDFVLDRLITANMKNDEKALDDAVKVLEVLRSAWKDIGKNNIVNIPKEAVSAGMELRV from the coding sequence ATGCAACAAGTGTCAGATTACAGGAAGGCAGAAGTGAATACTTCCGATAGTGTAAAAGTCATTTCCCTGATGTATGATGGGGCCATCAATTTTATCAAGGTTGCAAGGAAGAGAATAGAGCTTGGTGACATCGCAGGTAAGGGGCTTTATATAGGAAAGGCTTCCTCAGTGGTTGGGGAGCTATTAAGCTCGATCAACATGGAGGCAGGCGGGGAGATCGCTAAAAATCTGAGCAGGCTCTATGATTTTGTCTTAGACAGATTAATAACAGCCAATATGAAGAACGACGAAAAAGCGCTTGACGATGCTGTTAAGGTCCTCGAGGTATTACGATCTGCATGGAAAGATATTGGCAAGAATAACATTGTTAATATTCCAAAAGAGGCAGTTTCTGCAGGGATGGAGTTGAGGGTATGA
- the fliD gene encoding flagellar filament capping protein FliD yields the protein MSTFSVSGLSSGINANDIITKLMELERRPVTLLQSKQTAYNDKITAYSDFQSKILSLKTAADELRTTSNFFAKKASVSDSTILDASATNSAPAGSYTIASHSTAGKIQLAQSEQKSHTAGTAAINTSVNSSGSDKIFQYTYAGSQSSITVADGTTLEGLRDLINSDSGNPGVNATIIYDGSVYKLALTGNDSGSTKTISIDSGTTLDGTGSTVDLTGSAFTTNQTAQDAKLRINGIDITSSSNNVSGVISGLTLTLKKESTSSATVAVTNDTDSIKKKIEDFVTAYNNAINYAASKSSWDSTTKTGGPLLGDATARDVVRSMKAMVIGTVSAASSDVDSLAGIGITTNSKDGTLTINSTTLSDKLSARIDDVSKLFATATTGIANQIWSYADTITKSTDGALTIRKSGLQSVVNNIASNITSLETRLVKVEDDLRRRFSALESLLNGLTSQGTFLNNQITKWNSQ from the coding sequence ATGTCTACTTTTTCTGTTTCCGGTCTTAGTTCCGGCATTAACGCAAATGATATAATAACCAAGCTGATGGAGTTGGAGCGTCGTCCGGTGACCCTGCTTCAAAGCAAACAGACGGCCTACAACGATAAAATAACGGCTTATAGTGACTTTCAATCAAAGATCTTGTCATTAAAGACTGCTGCTGATGAATTGAGGACAACATCCAACTTTTTTGCAAAAAAGGCATCAGTCAGTGATAGCACTATCCTTGATGCATCGGCTACGAACTCTGCACCTGCCGGGAGCTATACGATAGCATCTCATTCCACCGCAGGTAAGATACAGCTCGCCCAGTCAGAGCAGAAATCGCATACTGCTGGGACTGCTGCCATCAATACAAGCGTTAACAGCAGCGGCTCTGATAAAATATTTCAATATACCTATGCAGGCTCCCAGAGTTCCATCACCGTCGCAGACGGAACTACTCTTGAGGGACTTAGGGACCTTATCAATAGCGACTCTGGTAATCCCGGGGTTAATGCTACAATAATATATGATGGTTCTGTTTACAAGCTGGCGCTAACCGGTAATGATAGCGGCAGCACAAAGACTATCAGTATCGATTCCGGAACAACCCTGGATGGCACAGGCAGTACAGTAGATTTAACCGGCAGCGCCTTTACCACTAATCAGACCGCCCAGGATGCCAAACTCAGGATTAACGGCATTGACATTACAAGCAGTTCAAATAACGTATCAGGTGTAATATCAGGTTTAACCCTTACCCTTAAAAAGGAATCTACAAGCTCTGCTACTGTTGCGGTTACAAATGATACAGACTCGATAAAGAAAAAGATCGAGGACTTTGTAACGGCATATAACAATGCTATAAATTATGCCGCTTCGAAGTCTTCATGGGACAGCACTACCAAGACTGGAGGTCCCTTACTCGGTGATGCGACGGCAAGGGATGTGGTTAGAAGCATGAAGGCAATGGTAATAGGCACGGTTTCAGCTGCTTCATCTGATGTAGATTCACTCGCAGGGATAGGCATAACTACTAACTCAAAGGATGGGACACTAACGATTAACAGCACGACATTGAGCGACAAGCTTTCAGCTAGGATTGACGATGTGTCCAAACTATTTGCAACTGCCACTACCGGCATAGCCAATCAGATATGGAGTTACGCTGACACTATCACAAAATCAACCGACGGAGCTCTGACCATAAGGAAAAGCGGTCTTCAATCTGTTGTCAATAATATTGCAAGTAATATAACTTCTCTTGAAACAAGATTGGTGAAAGTAGAAGATGATCTGCGGAGACGATTTTCGGCATTGGAATCACTGCTAAATGGACTGACTTCTCAGGGGACATTTCTGAATAATCAGATTACAAAATGGAATTCACAGTAA
- a CDS encoding flagellar protein FlaG has protein sequence MMSDNSSMNVAVVGIHDTTVPLRTENNRGDAVKQNSGKPPSKDVEVKKNRKEQLSDAITNLENSFNKEIRFEIDNELDAVIVKVVDKESGDVIRQIPSEELIELSKKIKGHKWHMLDVFA, from the coding sequence ATGATGAGCGATAATAGCAGCATGAATGTAGCAGTGGTGGGAATACATGACACTACTGTCCCGTTAAGAACAGAAAACAATCGTGGAGATGCGGTTAAACAGAACTCAGGGAAGCCTCCGTCGAAAGATGTAGAAGTCAAAAAGAACAGAAAGGAACAGCTGTCAGATGCCATTACCAATCTTGAAAACTCTTTCAACAAGGAAATTAGATTTGAGATTGATAATGAGTTGGATGCCGTGATAGTCAAGGTTGTAGATAAAGAGAGCGGGGACGTCATCAGACAGATACCTTCGGAGGAGCTTATTGAGCTTTCCAAGAAGATCAAGGGACATAAATGGCATATGTTAGATGTATTTGCCTAG
- a CDS encoding flagellin FliC, translating to MSLVINTNFASLTAQKTLSKNNEALTQSIQRLSSGLRINTAKDDAAGLAISEKLRAHVRSIGQAIRNSQDGMSLTQVAEGAMGEVSNILIRMRELAQQSANGSLGDTERAKLDQEYQSLTAEINRIADVTEFNGTKLLDGSLSGTGISLQVGFQNGSGNTVNVLSGLSGAASLHAQSALGLTGAATTISVVASAAAALSMIDSAISNVAGKRGDIGASQNRLEITISNLSVASENFTAAESRIRDADFAYETAVFTKNQILMQASTAVLAQANTLPQIALQLLK from the coding sequence ATGTCATTAGTAATCAACACCAACTTCGCATCTCTGACGGCTCAAAAAACACTTTCTAAGAACAACGAAGCTTTGACCCAATCCATACAGAGACTGTCTTCAGGATTGAGGATTAATACAGCAAAGGATGATGCCGCAGGTCTGGCAATATCTGAGAAGTTAAGGGCCCACGTCCGCAGCATCGGCCAGGCCATTAGAAACTCTCAGGATGGGATGAGTCTTACTCAGGTGGCAGAAGGCGCTATGGGAGAGGTAAGCAACATCCTGATAAGGATGAGGGAGCTCGCACAACAGTCTGCCAATGGAAGCCTTGGCGATACTGAAAGGGCAAAACTGGATCAGGAATATCAGTCCCTGACTGCTGAGATAAACAGGATCGCCGATGTTACCGAATTTAACGGCACGAAACTGCTGGATGGTTCACTCAGCGGAACAGGCATATCATTGCAGGTTGGATTCCAGAATGGATCCGGCAATACAGTCAATGTTCTTTCGGGACTCAGCGGGGCGGCATCACTGCACGCCCAGAGCGCCCTTGGACTTACAGGCGCTGCTACGACTATCTCTGTCGTCGCAAGTGCAGCAGCTGCGCTGTCCATGATTGACAGTGCAATCTCAAACGTTGCTGGTAAGAGAGGTGATATTGGTGCTTCTCAGAATAGACTTGAGATAACCATCTCCAATTTGAGTGTAGCTTCTGAGAATTTCACGGCTGCAGAGTCACGTATCAGAGATGCTGATTTTGCCTACGAGACAGCTGTATTTACCAAGAATCAGATATTGATGCAGGCCTCAACGGCAGTCTTAGCCCAGGCTAATACGCTTCCACAGATTGCGCTTCAGCTCTTGAAGTAG
- a CDS encoding flagellar assembly protein FliW, giving the protein MKLYTSRFGEIEIDEDKVIIFHSGLLGFADVKHYVLLDNMNNPDIPFKWLQAVNEPDLVFVVIDPLLLCPDYNSEIDEHVLRELNMNGLADCCIFVIVTIPHEMPEMMTANLQGPLIVNLKTGEAKQFVLLDDKYPLRYPLLQDIPVSNP; this is encoded by the coding sequence ATGAAACTCTATACATCCAGATTTGGCGAAATTGAGATAGACGAAGACAAGGTTATCATATTTCACAGTGGTCTGCTTGGCTTTGCTGATGTAAAACACTACGTTTTATTAGACAATATGAATAACCCTGATATACCATTCAAATGGCTTCAGGCTGTTAATGAACCTGATCTGGTATTTGTGGTAATAGATCCGTTGCTCTTATGTCCTGATTATAATAGTGAAATAGATGAGCACGTCTTGCGGGAACTTAATATGAACGGCCTCGCCGACTGCTGCATATTTGTAATTGTAACTATACCCCATGAGATGCCAGAGATGATGACAGCAAATCTCCAGGGACCGCTTATTGTAAATCTGAAGACGGGAGAGGCAAAACAGTTTGTCCTCTTAGATGATAAATATCCACTTCGCTATCCATTATTACAAGATATTCCTGTCTCCAATCCATAG
- the csrA gene encoding carbon storage regulator CsrA, with amino-acid sequence MLILTRKSDEGIRIGEDIRVVILEIHGNQVRIGIEAPKDTQVHRDEVYEKIKAENIKAASLTAENLQRLFKLWTEDKKGHE; translated from the coding sequence ATGTTAATTCTGACAAGGAAGTCAGATGAAGGGATAAGAATTGGAGAAGATATAAGGGTTGTAATCCTGGAGATTCATGGGAATCAGGTCAGGATTGGGATTGAGGCCCCAAAGGATACACAGGTTCATCGCGACGAGGTTTATGAAAAGATTAAAGCAGAAAACATAAAGGCAGCATCTTTAACTGCTGAGAATCTGCAAAGACTCTTCAAACTTTGGACAGAGGATAAAAAAGGACATGAATAA
- the flgL gene encoding flagellar hook-associated protein FlgL: protein MRVSNNLMFNTVMGNMQRNLDKLMELQNSASSGKKITRPSDDPAGAARIINYNSAISKADQYQRNINNGTAFLNATETAASSTLDVLQRARELAVSALNGTNSASDKMTMAKEVEQLYEQVKQIANSKYDNRYIFAGFRTDVAPYDNTGSYTGTASPDGYMDVEIDAGNTMSMNMPGYAVFGSSADGTDILASLADLKSAMESNDSAAIQGAMTKIDAGMDQVNDARSYIGARLNRLDIAKSHFDKLLNDLAKYKSDTEDADITNIISQLALQQSMLEVSRATAAKVLQQSILDFMR from the coding sequence ATGCGCGTTTCAAATAATTTAATGTTTAATACTGTTATGGGGAACATGCAGCGGAATTTAGATAAGCTGATGGAGCTCCAAAACAGCGCCTCGTCCGGTAAAAAGATAACCAGACCCTCCGATGACCCTGCAGGAGCAGCCAGGATAATCAATTATAATTCGGCAATATCGAAAGCAGATCAATACCAGCGGAACATTAATAATGGTACTGCCTTTTTGAATGCAACGGAAACTGCTGCGTCATCTACACTGGATGTCCTTCAACGGGCAAGAGAACTTGCAGTATCAGCCCTCAACGGGACTAATAGTGCGTCTGACAAGATGACTATGGCTAAGGAGGTTGAGCAGTTATATGAACAGGTAAAGCAGATTGCAAATTCGAAGTATGATAACAGATACATCTTTGCTGGTTTCAGGACGGATGTTGCGCCTTATGATAATACCGGCAGTTATACAGGTACAGCTTCTCCTGATGGATATATGGATGTGGAGATAGATGCCGGGAACACCATGTCAATGAATATGCCCGGTTATGCTGTATTTGGTTCCTCTGCAGATGGTACAGACATACTTGCATCGCTGGCCGATCTGAAGTCAGCCATGGAAAGTAACGATAGTGCAGCGATTCAGGGAGCAATGACTAAAATAGATGCAGGTATGGATCAGGTGAATGATGCACGATCATATATTGGCGCAAGATTAAACAGGCTTGATATTGCAAAAAGTCATTTTGACAAATTACTGAATGATCTGGCAAAATACAAAAGTGATACTGAAGATGCAGATATTACTAATATTATATCTCAACTTGCCTTACAGCAATCCATGCTTGAAGTATCCAGGGCAACAGCAGCCAAGGTGCTTCAGCAATCTATTTTAGATTTTATGAGGTAA